The Oceanispirochaeta sp. M1 genome segment CTCAAGTATAATCCCCGGGAGATTTCTGTCTCTTTTTCTAAAAGGAGTGAGCAGCAGTGATTCTGGGTACGGGTATCGATATTGTAGATAATGAACGGATCAGGAAATGGCTGGATGATGATCAGATTCTTCAGCGTTATTTCAGTTTCGATGAAATCGCCTATGTCCGTAGTAAGAAACAGAGTGCAGCAGCATCTCTGGCAGCCCGTTTTGCTGCAAAGGAAGCATTCGGTAAGGCTCTGGGGACAGGACTGCATGGAATCTCCTTAAAGGATATTGAAGTTGTTCCTGATAAAAACGGAAAGCCCGAGTTGAAGCTTACAGGATCAGCCCTCAGGGTTTTTGAAGCAGGAGGAGGAGGGACAGTCTTTCTGTCTCTCAGCCATGATTCTGTTTTTTCCATAGCCCAGGTCATTATAGAGGAGGCCCCCATTGGCTGAAGATAAAAAGATGAAGCTTACATTTTTATCTAAACA includes the following:
- a CDS encoding holo-ACP synthase — protein: MILGTGIDIVDNERIRKWLDDDQILQRYFSFDEIAYVRSKKQSAAASLAARFAAKEAFGKALGTGLHGISLKDIEVVPDKNGKPELKLTGSALRVFEAGGGGTVFLSLSHDSVFSIAQVIIEEAPIG